DNA from Cupriavidus necator N-1:
GCCAATGTGATGGTGTTCCTGGCCAGCGACTATGCCTCGTACATGACGGGCGAGGTGCTGCCGGTGAGCAGCCAGCGGGCTTGAAGGGAAACAGTTGGGACCGGGAACAACGCAGGAACCAGACATGCCAAGAATCTTCCGTTCTGCCGAAGACATCCACGCCGCCGTCGGCCAGCGCCTCGGCGAAAGCGCCTGGACCCAGATCACCCAGGAACAGGTCAACCAGTTCGCCAATGCCACCGGCGACCACCAGTGGCTGCACGTGGACCCTGAGCGCGCCGCGCAGGGCCCATACGGCGCCTGCATCGCGCACGGCTACCTGACGCTGGCGCTGGTCAACCAGTTCCTGCCGGAACTGGTCACGGTCGAAGGCATGAAGTGGGGCGTCAACTACGGCTGCGACAAGGTGCGCTTCCCGGCGCCGGTGCGCGTGGGCGCGCGCGTGCGCGGCGTGGGCGAGCTGGTGCGGGCCGAGACCTTGCAGGGCGGCGTGCAGTCGGTGGTGCGCATGACCGTGGAAATCGAAGGCGGGGACAAGCCGGCCTGCGTGGCCGAGACCATCAGCCGCTATTACTTCTGAACAGGAATCCAGAATGAAAGAAGCAGTCATTGTCGCCGTCGCGCGCACACCGATCGGCAAGGCCTTCCGCGGTGCCTTCAACGACACCGAGGCCCCGGTGCTGGGCGGCCACGTGGTGCGCGCGGTGGTGGAGCGCGCCGGCGTGGATCCGTCCGAGGTGGAAGATGTGCTGATCGGCGCGGCCGCGCAGCAGGGCACCCAGGGCTACAACCTGGGCCGCCTGTGCGCGGTGGCGGCCGGTCTGCCGGACAGCGTGCCCGGCATGACCATGGACCGCATGTGCGGCTCGGGCCTGATGACGATCGCGGCGGGCGCCCGCGCGATCCAGTGCAGCGAGGCCGACATCATCGTGGCCGGCGGCGCGG
Protein-coding regions in this window:
- a CDS encoding MaoC family dehydratase, translating into MPRIFRSAEDIHAAVGQRLGESAWTQITQEQVNQFANATGDHQWLHVDPERAAQGPYGACIAHGYLTLALVNQFLPELVTVEGMKWGVNYGCDKVRFPAPVRVGARVRGVGELVRAETLQGGVQSVVRMTVEIEGGDKPACVAETISRYYF